A genomic segment from Streptomyces sp. NBC_00459 encodes:
- a CDS encoding ABC transporter permease → MTTTPRWRALTQHHLFWPVAVLVVLLLINVPFTPDFFSIKMTDGHLYGSLVSIVLFGSPLILVAVGMTLVIATGGIDLSVGAVVAITGALTCSYISDQADQDSLAGVFLAMGIGLVAAVVCGLWNGFLVARMGIQPIIATLIIMVAGRGVAQLITDGQIITINSEPYKLIGGGYWLTLPFSIFVVAAVVAITVALTRRTALGLLVESVGGNAEASRLVGIRSMRIKIMVYVFCALCAGIAGLMISSNTSAADGNNAGLWIELDAILAVVIGGTSLLGGRFSVGGTVVGALVIQTLTTTIYTIGVPTQTNLVFKAAVVIVVCLLQSPKFRTKVFGGKFGSGSGAKGGGAPAATPADTAPTTATAPKMEVS, encoded by the coding sequence GTGACCACCACTCCCCGTTGGCGGGCGCTGACACAGCACCACCTGTTCTGGCCGGTGGCCGTGCTGGTCGTCCTGCTGCTGATCAACGTTCCCTTCACCCCCGACTTCTTCTCGATCAAGATGACGGACGGCCACCTCTACGGCAGCCTCGTCTCGATCGTGCTGTTCGGCTCGCCGCTCATCCTGGTGGCGGTCGGCATGACCCTGGTCATCGCCACCGGCGGCATCGACCTCTCGGTCGGCGCGGTGGTCGCCATCACCGGCGCCCTGACCTGCTCGTACATCAGTGACCAGGCCGACCAGGACTCCCTGGCCGGGGTGTTCCTGGCCATGGGGATCGGCCTGGTGGCCGCGGTCGTCTGCGGTCTGTGGAACGGCTTCCTGGTCGCCCGGATGGGCATCCAGCCGATCATCGCGACCCTCATCATCATGGTCGCGGGCCGAGGCGTGGCCCAGCTGATCACCGACGGCCAGATCATCACGATCAACAGCGAGCCGTACAAGCTGATCGGCGGCGGCTACTGGCTGACGCTGCCCTTCTCCATCTTCGTGGTGGCCGCGGTCGTCGCCATCACCGTGGCCCTGACCCGCCGCACCGCCCTCGGCCTGCTGGTCGAGTCGGTCGGCGGCAACGCCGAGGCCAGCCGCCTGGTCGGCATCAGGTCCATGCGCATCAAGATCATGGTGTACGTGTTCTGCGCCCTGTGCGCCGGCATCGCGGGCCTGATGATCAGCTCCAACACCTCCGCCGCGGACGGCAACAACGCCGGCCTGTGGATCGAGCTCGACGCGATCCTCGCCGTGGTGATCGGCGGCACCTCGCTCCTGGGCGGCCGGTTCTCCGTCGGCGGCACGGTGGTGGGCGCCCTCGTCATCCAGACCCTGACCACCACGATCTACACCATCGGCGTACCGACCCAGACCAACCTGGTCTTCAAGGCCGCCGTCGTCATCGTGGTCTGCCTGCTGCAGTCCCCGAAGTTCCGCACCAAGGTCTTCGGCGGGAAGTTCGGCTCCGGGTCCGGCGCGAAGGGCGGCGGCGCCCCGGCCGCCACCCCGGCGGACACCGCCCCGACGACCGCGACAGCCCCGAAGATGGAGGTGTCGTGA
- the chvE gene encoding multiple monosaccharide ABC transporter substrate-binding protein produces the protein MRTRRAALSAIATSAVLALTLSACGQDSEGGSETSGDSAKGGTIGIAMPTKSSERWIADGANVEKDLQSKGYKTTLVYGEDDPDQQVSQIENLITQGVKALIIAAIDNKSLNNVLQQAADAKIPVISYDRLILGTKNVDYYASFDNEKVGELQGNYILEKLGLADGSKKGPFNIELFAGSNDDNNTKYFFGGAMKVLQPYIDKKQLVVRSGQTALTQVTTLRWDGGTAQKRMDDILTAAYKTERVDAVLSPYDGISIGILSSLKSDDYGSKNKPLPIVTGQDAEVASVKSIIADEQSMTVYKDTRELAKVASNMVDSALTGKTPETNDTKTYDNGSKVVPAYLLVPVSVDKSNYQKVVVDSGYIKAGDLK, from the coding sequence ATGCGTACTCGCAGAGCCGCACTCTCCGCCATAGCCACCTCGGCCGTCCTCGCCCTCACCCTCTCCGCCTGCGGTCAGGACAGTGAGGGTGGCAGCGAAACGAGCGGGGACAGCGCCAAGGGCGGCACCATCGGCATCGCGATGCCGACCAAGTCCTCGGAGCGCTGGATCGCCGACGGCGCCAACGTGGAGAAGGACCTGCAGTCGAAGGGCTACAAGACCACGCTGGTCTACGGCGAGGACGACCCCGACCAGCAGGTGTCGCAGATCGAGAACCTGATCACGCAGGGTGTGAAGGCACTGATCATCGCGGCCATCGACAACAAGTCGCTGAACAACGTGCTTCAGCAGGCCGCCGACGCCAAGATCCCGGTCATCTCCTACGACCGTCTGATCCTCGGCACGAAGAACGTCGACTACTACGCGTCCTTCGACAACGAGAAGGTCGGCGAGCTCCAGGGCAACTACATCCTGGAGAAGCTCGGCCTCGCGGACGGCTCGAAGAAGGGCCCGTTCAACATCGAGCTCTTCGCCGGCTCCAACGACGACAACAACACGAAGTACTTCTTCGGCGGCGCGATGAAGGTCCTGCAGCCGTACATCGACAAGAAGCAGCTCGTCGTCAGGTCCGGCCAGACCGCGCTGACCCAGGTCACCACGCTCCGCTGGGACGGCGGCACCGCCCAGAAGCGCATGGACGACATCCTGACCGCGGCCTACAAGACCGAGCGGGTCGACGCGGTGCTCTCGCCGTACGACGGCATCTCCATCGGCATCCTGTCCTCGCTGAAGTCGGACGACTACGGCTCCAAGAACAAGCCGCTGCCGATCGTCACCGGCCAGGACGCCGAGGTCGCCTCGGTGAAGTCGATCATCGCCGACGAGCAGTCGATGACCGTCTACAAGGACACCCGCGAACTCGCCAAGGTGGCCTCGAACATGGTCGACTCCGCGCTCACGGGCAAGACCCCGGAGACCAACGACACCAAGACGTACGACAACGGTTCGAAGGTCGTTCCCGCGTACCTGCTGGTCCCGGTGAGCGTCGACAAGAGCAACTACCAGAAGGTCGTCGTCGACTCCGGTTACATCAAGGCCGGCGACCTCAAGTAA
- a CDS encoding zinc-dependent alcohol dehydrogenase: MSSAVVIEAPGEHRLVPHEPRQPEAGEALVRVHAAGICGSDREVYQGNRPEGYVRYPLTPGHEWSGTVTAVGTGVPSTLVGRKVVGEGFRNCQVCDRCHAGETTLCSAGYEETGFTEPGAMATTLTLPARLLHVLPDDADLTAAALLEPAACIAAAALKANAVPGERVAVVGTGTLGMFAVQFLKAGSPSELLVVGTRPDRAELSKKFGATDFRTKDQELPDDFDVVIETAGSADAAVTAAALLRRGGRLVLTGIPAAGADGLDPTDLVVRQLEVHTVFGAAPDAWAHTVRVFGAGLLDPLPLVTHELPLEEFPQAIELVGSGDPKVGKVLLRP, encoded by the coding sequence GTGAGCAGCGCGGTAGTGATCGAGGCTCCGGGCGAGCACCGTCTGGTGCCGCACGAGCCTCGTCAGCCGGAGGCCGGCGAGGCCCTCGTCCGGGTCCACGCCGCCGGCATCTGCGGCAGCGACCGGGAGGTCTACCAGGGCAACCGGCCCGAGGGATACGTCCGTTACCCCCTCACGCCGGGCCACGAGTGGTCCGGGACGGTGACCGCGGTCGGTACCGGGGTTCCTTCAACTCTCGTAGGCCGCAAGGTCGTTGGCGAGGGCTTCCGCAACTGCCAGGTGTGCGACCGCTGTCACGCGGGCGAGACCACGCTGTGCTCGGCGGGATACGAGGAGACCGGGTTCACCGAGCCCGGCGCGATGGCCACCACGCTGACGCTGCCCGCCCGTCTGCTGCACGTTCTGCCGGACGACGCGGATCTCACGGCGGCGGCGCTGCTGGAGCCGGCCGCGTGCATCGCGGCCGCCGCGCTCAAGGCGAACGCCGTTCCGGGTGAGCGGGTCGCCGTGGTGGGCACCGGAACACTCGGGATGTTCGCCGTTCAGTTCCTGAAGGCGGGCTCGCCGTCCGAGCTGCTCGTCGTGGGAACGCGTCCGGACCGGGCGGAGCTGTCGAAGAAGTTCGGCGCCACCGACTTCCGTACCAAGGACCAGGAACTGCCCGACGACTTCGACGTCGTCATCGAGACCGCCGGGTCGGCGGACGCGGCGGTCACCGCCGCCGCCCTGCTGCGGCGCGGCGGCCGGCTGGTCCTGACGGGCATCCCGGCGGCGGGTGCGGACGGGCTGGACCCGACGGATCTCGTCGTACGGCAGCTGGAGGTGCACACCGTGTTCGGTGCGGCGCCCGATGCCTGGGCGCACACGGTGCGGGTCTTCGGGGCCGGGCTCCTCGACCCGCTGCCGCTCGTCACGCACGAGCTGCCGTTGGAGGAGTTTCCCCAGGCCATCGAGTTGGTGGGATCCGGTGATCCGAAGGTCGGGAAGGTCCTGCTGCGGCCATGA
- the mmsA gene encoding multiple monosaccharide ABC transporter ATP-binding protein — MAGPVLEMRSIVKTFPGVKALSDVTLTVRQGEVHAICGENGAGKSTLMKVLSGVHPHGTYEGDILFEGEVVSFKDIRASEHHGIVIIHQELALVPYMSIAENIFLGNEQASGGVISWNETLKHATRLMRRVGLEDHPQTRVADIGVGKQQLVEIAKALSKEVKLLVLDEPTAALNDEDSGKLVDLILELKEQGITSIIISHKLNEIRKVADSVTILRDGRTIETLDVKAPETTEERIINGMIGRDLDHRFPERTPHDAVAGEAPALEIRNWTVHHPIDQQRKVVDDVSINVRRGEIVGIAGLMGAGRTELAMSVFGRTYGRYAGGTVLKDGAEIRTKTVPQAVAHGIAYVTEDRKHYGLNLDDTVGRNISLSALDKVSKRGVVDSHEERKVAEGFRKSMNIKAPNVFEAVGRLSGGNQQKVVLSKWIFTGPDVLIMDEPTRGIDVGAKFEIYTVIDKLAAEGKAVVFISSELPELLGMCDRIYTMAAGRLTGEFSRAEASQESLMRQMTKDKEVMR; from the coding sequence ATGGCGGGACCCGTCCTGGAAATGCGCTCGATCGTCAAGACCTTTCCCGGCGTCAAAGCGCTGTCGGACGTCACACTGACCGTCCGTCAAGGCGAGGTCCACGCCATCTGCGGGGAGAACGGCGCCGGCAAGTCGACCTTGATGAAGGTCCTCTCCGGCGTCCACCCGCACGGAACCTACGAGGGGGACATCCTCTTCGAGGGGGAGGTCGTCTCCTTCAAGGACATCAGGGCCAGTGAGCACCACGGCATCGTGATCATCCATCAGGAACTGGCCCTGGTGCCGTACATGTCCATCGCGGAGAACATCTTCCTCGGCAACGAGCAGGCCAGCGGTGGCGTCATCAGCTGGAACGAGACGCTGAAGCACGCGACCCGGCTGATGCGCCGGGTCGGCCTGGAGGACCATCCGCAGACGCGGGTGGCGGACATCGGGGTCGGCAAGCAGCAGCTCGTGGAGATCGCGAAGGCGTTGTCGAAGGAGGTGAAGCTGCTCGTCCTGGACGAGCCGACGGCCGCCCTGAACGACGAGGACAGCGGCAAACTCGTCGACCTGATCCTGGAGTTGAAGGAACAGGGCATCACCTCCATCATCATCTCCCACAAGCTCAACGAGATCCGGAAGGTCGCCGACTCGGTGACGATCCTCCGCGACGGCCGGACCATCGAGACCCTCGATGTGAAGGCCCCGGAGACCACCGAGGAGCGGATCATCAACGGGATGATCGGCCGGGACCTCGACCACCGCTTCCCCGAGCGCACCCCGCACGACGCGGTGGCGGGCGAGGCACCTGCCCTGGAGATCCGCAACTGGACCGTCCATCACCCGATCGACCAGCAGCGCAAGGTGGTCGACGATGTGTCGATCAACGTGCGCCGCGGGGAGATCGTCGGTATCGCGGGCCTGATGGGCGCCGGCCGCACCGAACTCGCGATGAGCGTCTTCGGGCGGACGTACGGCCGGTACGCGGGCGGCACGGTCCTCAAGGACGGCGCGGAGATCCGTACGAAGACCGTCCCGCAGGCGGTCGCGCACGGCATCGCGTACGTCACCGAGGACCGCAAGCACTACGGGCTCAACCTCGACGACACCGTCGGCCGCAACATCTCGCTCAGCGCGCTGGACAAGGTGTCCAAGCGGGGCGTCGTCGACAGCCACGAAGAGCGCAAGGTCGCCGAGGGCTTCCGCAAGTCCATGAACATCAAGGCACCCAACGTCTTCGAAGCGGTGGGCAGGCTGTCCGGCGGCAACCAGCAGAAGGTCGTCCTCAGCAAGTGGATCTTCACGGGTCCGGACGTGCTGATCATGGACGAACCGACGCGCGGTATCGACGTGGGCGCCAAGTTCGAGATCTACACGGTCATCGACAAGCTGGCCGCCGAGGGCAAGGCGGTCGTTTTCATCTCCTCCGAGCTGCCGGAACTGCTCGGAATGTGCGACCGCATCTACACCATGGCCGCAGGGCGGCTGACCGGTGAGTTCTCGCGGGCGGAAGCCTCGCAGGAATCGCTGATGCGTCAGATGACGAAGGACAAAGAGGTAATGCGATGA
- a CDS encoding ABC transporter substrate-binding protein, translating to MLNRRNFLTAAVGVAAATGLAACAKEDDGGSTSSGGDGKIVLGFSQVGSESGWRSANTDSVKAAAKEAGYNLKFSDAQQKQENQISAIRSYITQGVDVIAFSPVVVTGWDAVLKEAKAKKIPVVLTDRSVETSDESLYVTLVGSDFTDEGRRAGKILEKVLEKAGHKGAVKIAQLEGTTGAAPAIERAKGFKEVMDADHADDWKIVVSQTGDFTRAGGKQVMAAFLQSNPDINVLFAHNDDMGIGAIQAIEAAGKKPGKDILIVTIDGVKDGFIAMSEGKINAIVECNPLLGPQLMEVVKKVKNGETVERWIKTKESDFMQDQAKAALPTRKY from the coding sequence ATGCTCAACAGAAGGAACTTCCTCACTGCGGCGGTCGGCGTGGCGGCTGCGACGGGCCTGGCGGCCTGCGCCAAGGAGGACGACGGCGGCTCCACCAGCTCCGGTGGCGACGGCAAGATCGTCCTCGGCTTCTCCCAGGTCGGCTCGGAGAGCGGCTGGCGCAGCGCCAACACCGACTCGGTGAAGGCGGCGGCCAAGGAGGCCGGCTACAACCTGAAGTTCTCCGACGCGCAGCAGAAGCAGGAGAACCAGATCTCCGCGATCCGCAGCTACATCACCCAGGGCGTGGACGTCATCGCCTTCTCCCCGGTGGTCGTCACCGGCTGGGACGCGGTGCTCAAGGAGGCCAAGGCCAAGAAGATCCCCGTGGTCCTCACCGACCGCTCCGTCGAGACCTCCGACGAATCCCTGTACGTCACCCTCGTCGGCTCCGACTTCACGGACGAGGGCCGCCGCGCCGGCAAGATCCTGGAGAAGGTCCTGGAGAAGGCCGGACACAAGGGTGCCGTGAAGATCGCCCAGCTGGAGGGCACCACCGGTGCCGCCCCCGCGATCGAGCGCGCCAAGGGCTTCAAGGAGGTCATGGACGCCGACCACGCGGACGACTGGAAGATCGTCGTCAGCCAGACCGGTGACTTCACCCGCGCCGGCGGCAAGCAGGTCATGGCCGCCTTCCTGCAGTCCAACCCGGACATCAACGTCCTCTTCGCGCACAACGACGACATGGGCATCGGTGCCATCCAGGCCATCGAGGCGGCCGGCAAGAAGCCCGGCAAGGACATCCTGATCGTCACGATCGACGGCGTGAAGGACGGCTTCATCGCGATGTCCGAGGGCAAGATCAACGCCATCGTCGAGTGCAACCCGCTGCTCGGCCCCCAGCTGATGGAGGTCGTGAAGAAGGTCAAGAACGGCGAGACGGTCGAGCGCTGGATCAAGACCAAGGAGAGCGACTTCATGCAGGACCAGGCCAAGGCCGCGCTCCCCACCCGCAAGTACTGA
- the mmsB gene encoding multiple monosaccharide ABC transporter permease yields MSTDVTAKTPAPAPAGKSGAAADGLLRLLFDGMRRNMRQYGMLIALGVIVALFAVWTDGDLLLPRNVSNLVLQNSYILILAIGMMIVIIAGHIDLSVGSITAFIGGVAAVLMVRNDIPWPLAVLLCLAMGAAAGAAQGFLIAYAGMPSFIVTLAGMLIFRGLTEVFLEGQTLGPFPEGLQKTANGFLPEIGPDTNYHNLTLLLGFALCGFVILQEVRDRKRQSEYSLEVLPAKLFAVKLAALSAAVLTFTMLLASYKGAPVVLLILGVLLVGFGYVMRNGVIGRHVYAIGGNLPAAKLSGVKDKKVTFLVFVNMGMLAALAGLVFAARFNAASPKAGLNFELEAIAASFIGGASMSGGVGTVLGAIIGGLVLGVLNNGMNLVGVGTDWQQVIKGLVLLAAVGFDVWNKRKVGS; encoded by the coding sequence ATGAGCACGGATGTGACCGCCAAGACGCCGGCCCCCGCGCCGGCGGGAAAGAGCGGAGCCGCCGCTGACGGCCTGCTGCGGCTGCTGTTCGACGGTATGCGCCGCAACATGCGTCAGTACGGCATGCTGATCGCCCTCGGCGTGATCGTGGCCCTGTTCGCGGTGTGGACCGACGGCGACCTCCTGCTGCCGCGCAACGTCTCCAACCTGGTGCTGCAGAACAGCTACATCCTGATCCTGGCGATCGGCATGATGATCGTCATCATCGCGGGTCACATCGACCTGTCGGTCGGCTCGATCACCGCCTTCATCGGGGGTGTGGCAGCGGTACTGATGGTCAGGAACGACATTCCCTGGCCGCTCGCGGTGCTGCTGTGCCTGGCCATGGGTGCCGCCGCGGGCGCGGCACAAGGGTTCCTGATCGCCTACGCCGGCATGCCGTCCTTCATCGTGACCCTGGCCGGCATGCTGATCTTCCGCGGTCTGACCGAGGTCTTCCTGGAGGGCCAGACGCTCGGCCCGTTCCCGGAGGGCCTGCAGAAGACCGCCAACGGCTTCCTGCCCGAGATCGGCCCCGACACCAACTACCACAACCTCACGCTGCTGCTCGGCTTCGCACTGTGCGGCTTCGTGATCCTCCAGGAGGTACGCGACCGCAAGCGGCAGTCGGAGTACTCGCTGGAGGTGCTGCCGGCCAAGCTCTTCGCGGTGAAGCTGGCGGCGCTCAGCGCGGCCGTCCTGACCTTCACGATGCTCCTGGCCAGCTACAAGGGTGCCCCGGTCGTCCTCCTCATCCTGGGCGTGCTGCTGGTCGGCTTCGGCTACGTCATGCGCAACGGTGTCATCGGCCGCCACGTCTACGCCATCGGCGGCAACCTCCCGGCGGCCAAGCTGTCGGGCGTGAAGGACAAGAAGGTCACCTTCCTGGTCTTCGTGAACATGGGCATGCTCGCCGCGCTGGCGGGTCTGGTCTTCGCGGCCCGCTTCAACGCGGCCTCGCCGAAGGCCGGCCTGAACTTCGAACTGGAGGCGATCGCCGCCTCGTTCATCGGCGGCGCCTCGATGAGCGGCGGTGTGGGCACCGTTCTCGGCGCGATCATCGGTGGTCTGGTCCTGGGTGTCCTGAACAACGGTATGAACCTCGTCGGCGTCGGCACCGACTGGCAGCAGGTCATCAAGGGCCTGGTACTGCTGGCGGCGGTCGGGTTCGACGTGTGGAACAAGCGCAAGGTCGGTTCGTAG
- a CDS encoding LacI family DNA-binding transcriptional regulator: MADVARQAGVSHQTVSRVLGDHPNVRDETRARVLQAIEEMGYRRNSSARALATRRTLTLGVVASNTTLYGPASTLFALEEAARAEGYLVSTVSLRELTVETLSEAMHRLSEGGVEGVIALAPQRSAVEALTELRHPFPVVAVGTGSGVEIPSVNVDQRLGARLATGHLLATGHRTVWHLAGPENWQEAVDRADGWRTTLEEAGVEPPSPLRGDWSPLSGYRAGQELAGWVGRGLTAVFVANDQMALGVLWALREAGVRTPQDVAVVGFDDIPESEFFAPPLTTVRQDFSAVGKQSIALLLDLIEGRTPSGTSRVAIEPQLLVRASTFPYAPQSATAPG; this comes from the coding sequence ATGGCCGACGTGGCACGCCAGGCCGGCGTGTCCCACCAGACCGTGTCCCGCGTACTGGGCGACCACCCCAATGTGCGCGACGAGACACGGGCCAGGGTGCTGCAGGCCATCGAGGAGATGGGCTACCGCCGCAACTCCTCCGCACGGGCACTGGCGACCCGGCGCACCCTCACCCTGGGTGTGGTCGCCTCCAACACCACGCTCTACGGGCCGGCCAGCACGCTGTTCGCGCTGGAGGAGGCGGCACGCGCCGAGGGGTATCTCGTCTCGACGGTCAGTCTTCGCGAACTGACGGTCGAGACGTTGTCCGAGGCCATGCACCGGCTCAGTGAGGGTGGGGTGGAGGGGGTGATCGCCCTCGCCCCGCAGCGGTCGGCGGTCGAGGCCCTCACCGAACTCCGCCACCCCTTCCCGGTGGTGGCCGTGGGCACCGGCTCCGGCGTGGAGATCCCCAGCGTCAACGTGGACCAGCGGCTGGGCGCGCGGCTGGCCACCGGCCATCTGCTGGCCACCGGTCATCGCACGGTCTGGCATCTCGCCGGACCCGAGAACTGGCAGGAGGCGGTGGACCGGGCCGACGGCTGGCGGACGACCCTGGAAGAGGCCGGCGTGGAACCGCCGTCGCCGCTGCGGGGGGACTGGAGTCCGCTGTCGGGCTATCGTGCGGGCCAGGAACTGGCCGGCTGGGTGGGCCGGGGCCTGACCGCCGTCTTCGTCGCCAACGACCAGATGGCACTGGGGGTGTTGTGGGCGCTGCGTGAGGCGGGCGTGCGCACTCCCCAGGACGTCGCTGTGGTCGGCTTCGACGACATCCCGGAGTCGGAGTTCTTCGCTCCGCCGCTCACCACCGTCCGGCAGGACTTCTCGGCGGTCGGCAAGCAGAGCATCGCCCTGCTGCTCGACCTCATCGAGGGCCGCACCCCCTCCGGGACTTCCCGGGTCGCCATCGAACCCCAACTCCTCGTCCGCGCCAGCACCTTCCCGTACGCCCCTCAGTCGGCGACCGCTCCCGGCTGA
- a CDS encoding sugar ABC transporter ATP-binding protein: MAEPRPVLEMTGIVKEFPGVRALSGVDFRLFPGEIHALMGENGAGKSTLIKVLTGVYALDGGTIALDGQTVQIDSPFQAQQAGISTVYQEVNLCPNLSVAENIFIGREPTRYGRIQWSRMRKDAAELVDRLGLDLDVTAPLSSYPLAVQQLVAIVRAVGTGDSDGAGAGTKVLVLDEPTSSLDRDEVLELFRLMRRLRDEGVAILFVSHFLDQIYEICDRMTVLRNGTLVGEHLVSELDQVGLIQLMIGKAMDQLEGLHEHQLHAEVGEPLLQAEGLGRTGGVAPFDLEIKKGEVLGLAGLLGSGRTELARLLFGADQPDSGKVTIGGKQVSMSAPNDAIGAGVAFCSENRKTEGLVPDLTVRENIILALQASRGWTRPIPAAQRDELVAKYIKALDIRPANPEARVGQLSGGNQQKVLLARWLITQPKLLILDEPTRGIDVGAKAEIQKLVVSLSEEGMSVLYIAAELEEVLRLSHTIGVLRDRKLVAQIANGPEITPTRILETIASGEHQ; this comes from the coding sequence ATGGCAGAGCCGCGGCCCGTCCTGGAAATGACGGGCATAGTCAAGGAGTTTCCGGGGGTACGGGCTCTGTCGGGTGTCGACTTCCGGCTTTTCCCCGGCGAGATCCACGCCCTGATGGGCGAGAACGGAGCCGGCAAGTCCACCCTCATCAAGGTGTTGACCGGTGTCTACGCGCTGGACGGCGGCACGATCGCCCTCGACGGGCAGACCGTGCAGATCGACAGCCCCTTCCAGGCACAGCAGGCCGGCATCAGCACCGTCTACCAGGAGGTGAACCTCTGCCCCAACCTGTCGGTGGCGGAGAACATCTTCATCGGACGTGAACCCACGCGCTACGGCCGCATCCAGTGGAGCCGTATGCGCAAGGACGCGGCGGAGCTGGTCGACCGCCTCGGCCTCGACCTCGACGTCACCGCGCCCCTGTCCTCGTACCCGCTGGCCGTGCAGCAACTGGTCGCGATCGTAAGGGCGGTGGGCACCGGCGACAGCGACGGCGCCGGAGCCGGCACCAAGGTGCTGGTCCTGGACGAGCCGACCTCCAGCCTCGACCGCGACGAGGTCCTCGAACTGTTCCGTCTGATGCGCAGGCTCAGGGACGAAGGCGTCGCGATCCTGTTCGTCTCCCACTTCCTCGACCAGATCTACGAGATCTGCGACCGCATGACCGTCCTGCGCAACGGCACGCTCGTCGGCGAGCACCTGGTCAGCGAGCTCGACCAGGTCGGACTGATCCAGCTCATGATCGGCAAGGCCATGGACCAGCTGGAGGGGCTCCACGAGCACCAGCTGCACGCCGAGGTCGGCGAGCCCCTGCTCCAGGCGGAAGGTCTCGGCAGGACGGGCGGTGTCGCCCCCTTCGACCTGGAGATCAAGAAGGGCGAGGTCCTGGGCCTGGCCGGCCTGCTCGGCTCCGGCCGCACCGAACTCGCCCGGCTGCTCTTCGGCGCCGACCAGCCCGACAGCGGCAAGGTCACCATCGGCGGCAAGCAGGTCTCGATGAGCGCCCCGAACGACGCCATCGGCGCCGGGGTCGCGTTCTGCTCCGAGAACCGCAAGACCGAGGGCCTGGTACCCGACCTGACGGTGCGGGAGAACATCATCCTCGCCCTGCAGGCCTCGCGCGGCTGGACCCGGCCCATCCCGGCCGCCCAGCGCGACGAACTCGTCGCCAAGTACATCAAGGCGCTGGACATCCGCCCCGCCAACCCGGAGGCCCGGGTCGGCCAGTTGAGCGGCGGCAACCAGCAGAAGGTGCTCCTGGCACGCTGGTTGATCACCCAGCCGAAGCTGTTGATCCTGGACGAACCGACGCGCGGCATCGACGTCGGCGCGAAGGCGGAGATCCAGAAACTCGTGGTCTCGCTCTCCGAGGAAGGTATGTCCGTGCTGTACATCGCGGCCGAACTGGAGGAGGTACTCCGGCTCAGCCACACCATCGGCGTGCTGCGCGACCGCAAACTGGTCGCCCAGATCGCCAACGGGCCGGAGATCACCCCCACCCGGATCCTGGAGACCATCGCGAGCGGAGAGCACCAGTGA
- a CDS encoding mandelate racemase/muconate lactonizing enzyme family protein: MRITGISTHVVGTPWRNLTYVQVHTDEGLTGVGETRMLGHTDALLGYLHEAKTNHILGSDPFAVEDLVKRMKYGDYGRAGEIVMSGIAVIEMACWDIKGKALGVPVWQLLGGKVTDKVKAYANGWYTTERTPEAYHKAAQGVMERGYKALKIDPFGTGHFELDHEQSMYAVSLIEAVRDAIGPDAELMLEMHGRFSPATAIRLAKDLAPFKPAWLEEPCPPENLKALEKVAAKVDIPVATGERIHDRIEFRELFESQAVDIIQPDVGHIGGIWETRKLAATAETHYVLVAPHNVGGPVLTAASLQVGFTSPNFKILEHFNDFADADIKKVVSGAPEVVDGYFHLSDKPGLGVELDVDAAAEFPQQQARFDLWAEGWEQRKPKGTE; encoded by the coding sequence GTGCGCATCACGGGAATCAGCACGCACGTGGTCGGGACGCCGTGGCGGAACCTGACCTACGTCCAGGTGCACACCGACGAGGGACTCACCGGCGTCGGCGAGACCCGCATGCTGGGCCACACCGACGCGCTGCTCGGCTATCTGCACGAGGCGAAGACCAACCACATTCTCGGCTCCGACCCGTTCGCTGTCGAGGACCTGGTCAAGCGCATGAAGTACGGCGACTACGGGCGCGCCGGCGAGATCGTGATGTCCGGCATCGCCGTGATCGAGATGGCGTGCTGGGACATCAAGGGCAAGGCCCTCGGCGTGCCGGTGTGGCAGCTGCTCGGCGGCAAGGTCACCGACAAGGTCAAGGCGTACGCCAACGGCTGGTACACCACCGAGCGCACGCCGGAGGCCTACCACAAGGCGGCGCAGGGCGTCATGGAGCGCGGTTACAAGGCGCTCAAGATCGACCCCTTCGGGACCGGCCACTTCGAGCTGGACCACGAGCAGAGCATGTACGCCGTCTCTCTGATCGAGGCCGTGCGGGACGCCATCGGGCCGGACGCCGAGCTGATGCTGGAGATGCACGGCCGCTTCTCCCCCGCCACCGCCATCCGCCTCGCCAAGGACCTGGCGCCCTTCAAGCCCGCGTGGCTGGAGGAGCCCTGCCCGCCGGAGAACCTGAAGGCACTGGAGAAGGTCGCCGCCAAGGTCGACATCCCGGTGGCCACGGGTGAGCGCATCCACGACCGGATCGAGTTCCGGGAGCTCTTCGAGAGCCAGGCCGTGGACATCATCCAGCCCGACGTCGGTCACATCGGCGGCATCTGGGAGACCCGCAAGCTGGCCGCGACCGCCGAGACGCACTACGTGCTGGTCGCGCCGCACAACGTGGGCGGGCCCGTGCTGACCGCGGCCTCCCTCCAGGTCGGGTTCACCTCCCCGAACTTCAAGATCCTCGAGCACTTCAACGACTTCGCGGACGCGGACATCAAGAAGGTCGTCTCGGGCGCCCCGGAGGTCGTGGACGGCTACTTCCACCTCTCCGACAAGCCCGGCCTCGGTGTCGAGCTGGACGTGGACGCGGCGGCGGAGTTCCCGCAGCAGCAGGCCCGCTTCGACCTGTGGGCCGAGGGCTGGGAGCAGCGCAAGCCCAAGGGGACCGAGTGA